From Chthonomonas sp., the proteins below share one genomic window:
- a CDS encoding VanW family protein, with protein MKVVILGLLAAGIGVATLGSGSREQVLGSYVTPLAGRSKNQRVNALRAADGINSVVIPAGGTFSFNQHVGSWSRDRGFVKAPVSYNGHLISAYGGAVCQTSTTLYNAALLAGLEVVERNRHRFAPSYVAPGRDAAVAFPDIDLRLHNPYDEPVVIVAGREGEHLRVRIVGRLAATGIKVVGDVHSVAPMRELTVTPGSEVHPHKGKAGFDVSVYRLWPNGQREHVSSDNYPVMDRLKSGPP; from the coding sequence GTGAAGGTCGTGATTCTGGGCTTGCTCGCGGCGGGAATTGGCGTCGCCACGCTGGGTTCGGGGAGCCGGGAGCAGGTGCTTGGCTCGTATGTGACGCCATTGGCCGGTCGCTCCAAGAACCAACGGGTCAATGCGCTTCGCGCGGCCGACGGCATCAACAGCGTCGTGATACCGGCGGGCGGCACGTTTAGCTTCAACCAACACGTGGGTTCGTGGAGCCGCGACCGCGGCTTTGTCAAAGCGCCGGTGAGCTACAACGGGCACCTGATTTCGGCGTACGGCGGGGCCGTGTGCCAGACCTCGACGACGCTCTACAACGCCGCGCTTTTGGCCGGACTCGAGGTGGTGGAGCGGAATCGCCACCGATTCGCGCCGAGCTATGTGGCCCCTGGTCGCGATGCCGCGGTCGCGTTTCCGGATATCGATTTGCGACTGCACAACCCCTACGATGAGCCGGTGGTGATTGTGGCCGGTCGGGAAGGCGAGCATCTGCGAGTACGCATTGTGGGGCGGCTCGCCGCGACCGGGATTAAGGTCGTGGGCGACGTGCATTCCGTCGCGCCAATGCGCGAGCTGACGGTGACGCCGGGGAGCGAGGTGCACCCGCACAAGGGAAAGGCGGGTTTCGACGTCAGCGTGTACCGGCTGTGGCCCAATGGTCAGCGCGAGCACGTGAGTTCGGACAACTATCCGGTGATGGATCGCCTAAAATCCGGACCCCCGTAG